The proteins below come from a single Torulaspora delbrueckii CBS 1146 chromosome 5, complete genome genomic window:
- the TDEL0E05650 gene encoding uncharacterized protein (similar to Saccharomyces cerevisiae TIF4632 (YGL049C) and TIF4631 (YGR162W); ancestral locus Anc_4.56) has translation MSEQIESQSSAPIELSGESQVEDQQQNQHGAQRGGRNGKGGQQRGGRYGSNKYNHGNNGNQYNRYNGNNMGGSGRNYHNNGYKPHRGNMNAAAAAAAMQWPGYYNPQMYYMPPQMPGAPSGPTGEMSPSSSPVSSASGTPAPSIKKIEITTKSGEHLDLNAIHHTHHGANHSSDPKISSNPAAEEVEKPEAEVPAVAIKENTEKSDVKSSGENSISEAEKTKREFLEQIKLRKAALEKKKHEQIEASKPKPVEPEPKKEESVAAEKPVENDVAKEEVKAEEPAKAEATEKPVTTFAEKLKLKKEAERLSAEAEAGKKVEVEAPKEEAEAPKEEAEAPKEEAEATEVGAEAPKMEADAPKAEAEAPEEEVEATEEVKATEEVKATEEVEDDPVENKEDSEQLQEEQPQSIEAEAAEPEEAGREGAKPEGTEPEAEPKGQTEGETKEVNEETTAETDDKDKMTVTQLMNLVNSAKPIEDIFAFQYPSDVEAPDARYKKSHIKYTYGPTFLLQFKDKIKTVADDEWVQKAAAKIVIPPGTNKSGRPRDPSLFAGRGGGDFRKSGSMRGMEGRSGSRNSSKRKSKRMMDDRRSNRSYTSRRDRERDRDEDERKEEKPSEPIAPLVPSANRWVPKSRTKVTETKLAPDGVTEMLDKETAERKMKSLLNKLTLEMFDPISADILKIANQSKWETQGETLKVVIEEVFHKACDEPHWSSMYAQLCGKLVKDLDPEIKDEENEGKTGPKLVLHYLVARCHAEFEKGWTDKLPTKEDGSPLEPEMMSDEYYKAAAAKRRGLGLVRLIGFLYRLSLLTGKMMFECFRRLMKDLSNAPSEETLESVVELLSTVGQQFETDSFSAGQATLEGSALLDSLFAILQNIIETASITNRMKFKLIDIRELREEKHWNSNKKEDGPKTIQQIHEEEERQRAMKNNNSRSNSRRMNSSMGSRNSFRREAPTVSKDNFISTRSSSQRHAQKPATKEENLKPQKSSINMFSALMDDNDDDE, from the coding sequence ATGTCTGAACAGATTGAGTCGCAATCCAGTGCTCCGATTGAGTTATCTGGCGAGTCTCAAGTCGAGGATCAACAGCAGAACCAACACGGTGCGCAGAGAGGTGGACGTAATGGAAAAGGCGGTCAACAAAGAGGCGGTCGTTATGGATCCAACAAGTACAATCATGGTAACAACGGGAACCAATATAATAGATATAATGGAAACAATATGGGTGGTAGTGGTAGAAATTATCACAATAACGGTTATAAGCCACACAGAGGTAATATGAAcgctgctgctgctgctgctgctaTGCAGTGGCCCGGTTATTACAACCCACAGATGTACTACATGCCACCTCAGATGCCAGGTGCTCCAAGTGGGCCTACTGGGGAGATGTCGCCATCTAGCTCGCCCGTATCGTCGGCTTCTGGTACTCCAGCTCCATCTATTAAGAAGATTGAGATTACCACGAAGAGCGGCGAgcatttggatttgaatGCCATTCATCATACACACCATGGTGCAAACCACTCGAGCGACCCAAAGATTAGTAGTAATCCTGcagcagaagaagtggaaaagcCAGAAGCCGAAGTTCCAGCCGTTGCCATTAAGGAGAATACCGAGAAGAGCGATGTCAAGAGTTCTGGTGAGAATTCGATTTCggaagctgaaaagacCAAGAGAGAATTTTTGGAACAGATCAAGCTACGGAAGGCCgctttggagaagaagaaacacGAACAGATTGAAGCCTCGAAACCAAAACCAGTTGAACCTGagccaaagaaggaagaatctGTTGCTGCAGAGAAGCCTGTTGAGAACGATGTCGCAAAGGAGGAAGTAAAAGCTGAAGAACCAGCTAAGGCTGAAGCCACAGAGAAGCCTGTTACGACGTTTgctgagaaattgaagctaAAGAAGGAGGCTGAAAGATTATCAGCTGAAGCTGAGGCAGGAAAGAAGGTAGAGGTCGAAGCTCCAAAGGAGGAAGCtgaagctccaaaggaggaagctgaagctccaaaggaGGAAGCTGAGGCTACAGAGGTGGGAGCTGAAGCTCCAAAGATGGAAGCTGATGCTCCAAAGGCAGAAGCTGAGGCTCCAGAAGAGGAAGTCGAGGCTACAGAGGAAGTCAAGGCTACAGAGGAAGTCAAGGCTACAGAggaagttgaagatgatccTGTCGAGAACAAGGAAGATTCAGAGCAACTGCAGGAAGAGCAGCCTCAAAGTATAGAAGCTGAAGCAGCTGAAcctgaagaagctggaCGTGAAGGAGCTAAGCCTGAAGGAACTGAACCTGAGGCCGAACCTAAGGGACAAACCGAGGGTGAAACAAAAGAGGTCAACGAGGAGACTACTGCTGAAACAGACGATAAAGACAAGATGACTGTGACACAACTGATGAACCTCGTCAACTCCGCCAAACCAATCGAGGACATTTTTGCATTCCAATATCCTTCAGATGTTGAAGCCCCAGACGCTAGATACAAGAAGTCGCATATCAAGTACACGTATGGTCCAACTTTCTTGCTACAGTTCAAAGACAAGATAAAAACAGTTGCCGACGATGAATGGGTACAAAAGGCTGCCGCAAAGATTGTTATTCCTCCTGGAACGAACAAGTCTGGTAGACCTAGAGATCCAAGCTTGTTTGCAGGCAGGGGCGGTGGCGATTTCAGGAAGAGTGGCTCTATGAGAGGCATGGAAGGTAGATCAGGCTCGAGgaactcatcaaaaagaaaatcaaagagaatgATGGACGACAGAAGATCCAACAGATCATACACATCAAGGAGAGACCGTGAAAGAGATcgtgatgaagatgaaagaaaGGAGGAGAAGCCTAGCGAGCCCATCGCGCCATTGGTGCCAAGTGCTAACAGATGGGTTCCAAAATCCAGAACGAAGGTTACTGAAACGAAGTTGGCACCAGATGGTGTCACTGAAATGCTAGACAAGGAAACTGCagagagaaagatgaaatcttTGCTAAATAAATTGACTTTGGAAATGTTCGATCCTATTTCTGctgatatcttgaagataGCTAACCAATCCAAATGGGAGACTCAAGGTGAAACTCTAAAGGTTGTTATCGAAGAAGTATTCCACAAGGCTTGTGACGAACCTCATTGGTCTTCTATGTACGCACAATTGTGTGGTAAGCTTGTTAAAGATCTTGATccagaaatcaaagatgaagaaaacgaGGGAAAGACGGGTCCAAAGCTGGTGCTACATTACCTTGTTGCCAGATGTCATGCGGAGTTCGAGAAGGGCTGGACCGATAAACTACCTacaaaagaagatggtTCACCATTAGAGCCTGAAATGATGTCGGACGAATACTACAAGGCTGCCGCTGCTAAGAGAAGAGGTTTGGGTCTTGTGCGTCTGATCGGTTTCTTGTACCGTTTGAGCCTGCTAACAGGAAAGATGATGTTCGAGTGTTTCCGtagattgatgaaggacTTGAGCAATGCTCCaagtgaagaaactttggaaTCTGTGGTTGAGTTATTGAGTACTGTTGGTCAACAATTTGAGACAGACAGCTTCAGTGCTGGTCAAGCCACGCTAGAAGGTTCAGCACTTCTGGATAGTTTATTCGCCATCCTACAGAATATTATTGAGACTGCTTCAATCACGAATAGAATGAAGTTCAAGTTAATCGATATCAGAGAACTAAGGGAAGAAAAGCATTGGAATAGTAATAAGAAAGAGGACGGTCCAAAGAcaattcaacaaattcatgaagaagaagagagacaACGTGCTATGAAAAACAACAACTCCAGATCCAACTCTAGACGTATGAACAGTTCAATGGGTAGTAGGAACTCATTTAGAAGAGAGGCTCCAACGGTCTCCAAAGATAATTTCATCTCTACCAGATcatcttctcaaagacaTGCGCAAAAGCCAGCAACTAAAGAGgaaaatttgaaacctCAGAAGAGCAGTATTAACATGTTTAGCGCATTAATGGATgataacgatgatgacgaatAG
- the RPT6 gene encoding proteasome regulatory particle base subunit RPT6 (similar to Saccharomyces cerevisiae RPT6 (YGL048C); ancestral locus Anc_4.57) — MAAVAKSSKTTLLNTHDSGIRPYFEQKIQEAELKIRSKTDNLRRLEAQRNTLNDKVRFIKDELRLLQEPGSYVGEVVKVVSDKKVLVKVQPEGKYIVDISKDINIKELKPSQRVCLKSDSYMLHKVLENKADPLVSLMMVEKVPDSTYDMLGGLTKQIKEIKEVIELPVKHPELFESLGITQPKGVILYGPPGTGKTLLARAVAHHTDCKFIRVSGAELVQKYIGEGSRMVRELFVMAREHAPSIIFMDEIDSIGSSRVEGSGGGDSEVQRTMLELLNQLDGFETSKNIKIIMATNRLDILDPALLRPGRIDRKIEFPPPTVAARTQILRIHSRKMNLTRGINLRKIAEKMNGCSGADVKGVCTEAGMYALRERRIHVTQEDLELAVGKVMNKNQETAISVAKLFK, encoded by the coding sequence ATGGCAGCTGTTGCAAAGTCGTCTAAGACCACCCTATTGAATACACATGACAGTGGTATTAGGCCGTATTTTGAGCAAAAAATTCAGGAAGCTGAATTGAAGATACGTTCCAAGACTGATAATCTACGTCGTCTAGAAGCTCAGAGAAACACACTTAATGACAAGGTGCGGTTTattaaagatgaattgCGTCTTTTACAAGAGCCAGGCTCGTACGTTGGGGAAGTTGTTAAAGTTGTGTCCGATAAGAAAGTACTAGTTAAGGTGCAACCAGAGGGCAAATACATTGTTGATATCTCCAAGGATATCAATatcaaggaattgaaaCCTTCTCAGAGAGTGTGTTTGAAGAGTGACTCCTATATGTTGCATAAAGTTCTGGAAAATAAGGCCGATCCGTTAGTGTCGCTGATGATGGTGGAAAAGGTTCCAGATTCTACCTACGACATGTTAGGTGGGCTCACGAAACAGATCAAGGAGATAAAAGAGGTTATCGAATTACCGGTGAAACACCCGGAACTTTTCGAGAGTCTTGGGATTACACAACCCAAGGGTGTCATCCTCTATGGTCCTCCCGGGACCGGTAAGACATTGCTGGCCAGAGCCGTAGCACACCACACAGATTGTAAGTTCATCAGGGTGAGCGGTGCCGAACTAGTGCAGAAATACATCGGTGAAGGTTCCCGTATGGTGCGTGAACTGTTCGTGATGGCTAGAGAACACGCACCCTCAATCATATTCATGGATGAGATTGATTCTATTGGTTCCAGCCGTGTAGAAGGTTCCGGGGGAGGTGACTCCGAAGTCCAAAGAACCATGCTGGAGTTGCTGAACCAACTGGATGGTTTTGAGACCTCTAAAAATATTAAGATCATCATGGCTACAAACAGACTCGATATACTGGACCCTGCGCTGCTCAGGCCGGGGAGAATCGACAGAAAGATCGAATTTCCTCCACCAACGGTTGCAGCAAGAACCCAAATCCTCCGCATTCATTCCAGAAAGATGAATCTCACTCGTGGTATAAACCTGCGCAAGATCGCCGAGAAGATGAATGGCTGTTCAGGTGCAGACGTGAAAGGTGTCTGTACAGAAGCGGGCATGTATGCACTACGGGAGCGCAGAATTCATGTTACCCAAGAAGACCTTGAGCTGGCTGTTGGTAAGGTCATGAACAAGAACCAGGAAACAGCTATTTCAGTTGCCAAACTGTTCAAATAG
- the ALG13 gene encoding N-acetylglucosaminyldiphosphodolichol N-acetylglucosaminyltransferase catalytic subunit ALG13 (similar to Saccharomyces cerevisiae ALG13 (YGL047W); ancestral locus Anc_4.58) → MATKTLFVTCGATVPFPELVELVLSQECFEGLKNYGFIRVIVQFGRGYKDDFERRLNTIHGIPQRCSLGDRELGCCSGESLSMSVLGALEIIGIEYSTRVHDIVRIADLVISHAGTGSILDSLRLEKPLIVCVNDRLMDNHQQQIADKFQQKNYVWACKPQPCEFYDCLRKSQSEQLNSFPQAHNVQFENQLIKLAFTSSNVNTL, encoded by the coding sequence ATGGCTACTAAAACGCTTTTCGTTACCTGTGGGGCTACTGTACCATTTCCTGAGTTAGTAGAACTGGTCTTGAGCCAGGAATGCTTCGAAGGGCTGAAAAATTACGGGTTCATTCGAGTCATTGTGCAGTTCGGTCGAGGTTACAAGGACGACTTTGAACGGAGGCTTAATACAATTCATGGTATCCCGCAGAGATGTTCTCTTGGCGATCGAGAGCTTGGTTGTTGTTCGGGCGAGTCGCTTAGCATGTCTGTGCTCGGCGCACTTGAAATTATAGGGATTGAATACTCAACAAGAGTTCATGATATCGTGCGAATTGCAGATCTAGTGATTTCGCACGCTGGTACGGGGTCTATACTTGATTCGCTTAGATTGGAAAAACCGTTGATCGTGTGTGTGAACGATCGACTTATGGATAATCACCAGCAGCAAATCGCAGACAAGTTTCAGCAAAAAAACTACGTTTGGGCGTGTAAGCCACAACCTTGTGAGTTTTACGACTGTTTGCGCAAGTCCCAAAGTGAACAGTTGAACAGCTTTCCACAAGCTCACAACGTCCAATTCGAAAACCAGCTAATAAAATTGGCTTTCACGAGCTCAAACGTAAATACCTTATAA